GGCAAAGCGGACGCCATCGCCGTGCCGATCGTCGACCCGAAGGCGTTCGACAAGCCGATCCAGGCAGCGCTCGACGCTGGCATCCCGGTATTCGCTTATAACGCCGATGCCCCGCAGGGCTCGTCGAATCCTCGTCTCTCTTACATCGGCCAGGATTTGTACCTGTCTGGCTATCAGATGGGTGAGCGCATCGTAAGCCTCGTCGATAGCGGTCTGGTTGGGCTCTTTATCGCGACGCCAGGCCAGCTCAACATTCAGCCCCGGCTCGACGGCGCGGTCGCGGCGATCAAGAAATCGGGCAAGAAGATCGACGTGCAGACCATCGCGACGGGTGCGACGGTCAACGAAGAACTCTCGAAGATCAAGTCCTTTTACCTCGGCCACCAGGACCTCAAAGGCATGTTCGCGGTCGATGCGGGCAGTACCCAGGGTGTCGCGGAAGTGATGAAAGAGTCCAACCTGCCAGCCAAGGGCGTGCATGGCGGCGGCTTCGACCTGTTGCCGCGCACGGTCCAGCTGATTCACGAAGGCTTCCTCGACTTCACGATCGATCAGCAGCCTTACGTGCAAGGCTTTTATACGGTGGTCCAGGCGTTCGTCTTCCTGTCGTCAGGTGGGCTTGTCGGACCGGCCAATGTCAATACCGGCCTGAAATTCGTGACTAAAGGCACGGTCGAACCCTACCTGAACACCTCGACACGCTATGAAGGCAAGAGCACGAAGCCTCAGATCGTGCCGCGCACGGGTGCGATCAAGGGGTGACGTCTTCTGTGACGGACACTAAAAAATCCAGCGGACGACCGGGACTCTGGTCCCGGTCGATCGTGCGGTCGAGCGAGATTCGCATCCTCGCGGTTGCGCTGATCCTCAGTGCCTACTTCGAGGCAGCCAACCATGATTTTCTGCTGACCGGGGCCAGCCTCCAGAACCTGTCGCAGTTCATCGCCCCGGTTGCGCTCATTGCCTTTGGCGAAATCATGCTGATGATTGGCGGGGAGATCGATCTCTCCGCCGGGATGGTCTTCGCGTTCGCGCCCTTCGTCATGCATTTCGCCCACGAGGCCGGCTTGCCCGCAGGGATCGCCTTGCTGGCCGGCGTGCTCGCGGCCGGCCTCGTCGGGTTCATCAACGGTGCCGTGACGGTGTACCTGCGGATCCCATCCTTCGTCACCACGCTTGGTACGCTGTTTTTCGTCAACGGCTTCACGTTGACGATTTCACGAGGCACACCGGTTTCACCCCCGGACAGTGCCGGTTTCGCGGCGTTCATGGGGGCGTGGGGCTACAGCGAAATCATCTGGGCGATCTCGATTGCCGCGGTCATGCACGTCCTGCTCCGGCATACGCGCTGGGGCTTGCATACGATTGCGTCAGGGGCGAATCCGCTAGGCGCGAGCGAAGCGGGTATCCATGTCAGGCGCCTGAAACTCGGCAACTTTGTTATCGCCGCGGTGCTCGCGGGCTTTACCGGAATTCTGGAGGGGTTCCGGATTTCTTCGATCGATCCGCAAGCAGGGGGCAACCAGATCATGTTCCTCGCGGTCGCCGCCGCGGTGATCGGCGGCACGCCACTCGCCGGCGGCTCGGGCACGATCATCGGCGGCCTGATCGGCGCAGCAGTCCTTGGCATTCTCAATGACGGGTTCACGCTGATCGGCATCAACGCCTTCACCTTCAACATGATTCTCGGCGCTGCGATCCTGGCTGCCATGATCTTCAACATCCACGTCGTTCGCCTGGCACGCAAGGGAGAGTTGTGATGTCGGACGTGCGGGAGGCGCTGCGCGGCGAAGATATTGTCAAGCGCTTTGGAGCGGTCACGGCACTCGATGGCGTATCGCTGACGCTCAGGCAGGGGGAGATCCTCGGCATCCTCGGCGATAACGGTGCGGGCAAGTCGACGTTGATCAAGATTCTCACCGGGTTTCATCAGCAGACGAGTGGCAGGCTTTTCCTGGGCGGCGAGGAGACGATGCTTCGCTCGGTTGATCACGCCCGCTCGCTTGGCGTTGAATGCGTCTACCAGGATCTGGCGCTGGCCAATTCCCTGAGTATTTATCACAACATGTTCCTGAATCGGGAGATCATCCGCCGGGGCCCATTCCGGCTGTTGAACAACCGCGCCATGCGTAGCCGGGCAGCGGAGTGTCTCGAAGAGATTGGCGTGCATGTGCCGTCGGTCGATCTGCCGGTCGAGCAGCTCTCAGGTGGTCAGCGACAAGCCATTGCAGTTGCGCGCGCCGTCAATTCGAACGCAAGGATTCTGCTGCTGGACGAACCACTCGCGGCGATGGGCGCCCGCGAGGCGGGGCTGATCATCGATCTGATCTTGCGGCTGAAGGCAAAGGGCGGTTTGTCCATCATCATGATCATGCACAACTACGCGCAGACGCTCGATATTGCGGACCGTGTCATGCTGATGCAGCGAGGGCGCGTGACGTATCAGCGGGAGGCGGCGAGCACGTCGGTTGAGGAGCTGATGGATATCGTGCGGCGTGAATATCGGGCGATGCGGACGATGGGGCGGTGAGGGGGTAGCAGATCTGTTCGAGCCAAACAGGGACCGACGGACGGCGAAGCTGACCGTCTGGCCCCCGGTTGATCAAGGCGGCGGGCGCTGAGGCCGGCTCACTTCGCGCCGTAGATATCGAAGTCGAAGTACTTCCTGTTGATCCGTGCGTAGGTTCCATTCGCGAGCACGGCAGCCAGTGCCTGATTGAATGCATCACGCAACGCGACGTCTTCCTTGCGAAGGCCAAGACCGTCGCCAGGGCCGAAATACTTCGGATCGTCCAAAGCCGCGCCGGCAAACCTGTAGTCCTTGCCCTCGGGCTTGTTGAGAAAGCCTTCGCTCGCTTCTATCGATGCCTGAAATGCCGCGTCGAGCCGTCCCGAGATCAGGTCTGTGTAGACCTGATCCTGGTTCTGGTAAGAGACAATCTGCACGCCCGCCGGCTCCCACTTCGCTCTCGCGTAATCCTCCTGGGTCGAACCCTGTTCGACGCCGACGCGCTTGCCCTTTAATGAAGCGGCGGTGGGCAGCAGACCGGAGTCGCGCTTGACCACCAGCCGGGCCGGTGCGTTCGAGATCTTGTTCGTGAACGCGATCTGCTGCATGCGCTTCGGCGTGATGCTCATCGACGACGAAATCGCGTCGAACTTTCTCGCCAGCAGTCCGGGGATCATTCCGTCGAAGCTGGTTTCAACCCATACGCACCGCGCACGGAGTTCCGCACACAGCGCGTTGGCGATATCCACGCCAAAGCCGGTCAGCTTGCCGTCTGGCGT
The DNA window shown above is from Paraburkholderia sp. BL10I2N1 and carries:
- a CDS encoding ABC transporter substrate-binding protein, which codes for MKKTLAAIPFALMMLTGGASAADWSGKEIRLAVDPTYPPLEFKTPDGKLTGFGVDIANALCAELRARCVWVETSFDGMIPGLLARKFDAISSSMSITPKRMQQIAFTNKISNAPARLVVKRDSGLLPTAASLKGKRVGVEQGSTQEDYARAKWEPAGVQIVSYQNQDQVYTDLISGRLDAAFQASIEASEGFLNKPEGKDYRFAGAALDDPKYFGPGDGLGLRKEDVALRDAFNQALAAVLANGTYARINRKYFDFDIYGAK
- a CDS encoding ATP-binding cassette domain-containing protein produces the protein MSDVREALRGEDIVKRFGAVTALDGVSLTLRQGEILGILGDNGAGKSTLIKILTGFHQQTSGRLFLGGEETMLRSVDHARSLGVECVYQDLALANSLSIYHNMFLNREIIRRGPFRLLNNRAMRSRAAECLEEIGVHVPSVDLPVEQLSGGQRQAIAVARAVNSNARILLLDEPLAAMGAREAGLIIDLILRLKAKGGLSIIMIMHNYAQTLDIADRVMLMQRGRVTYQREAASTSVEELMDIVRREYRAMRTMGR
- a CDS encoding ABC transporter permease encodes the protein MTSSVTDTKKSSGRPGLWSRSIVRSSEIRILAVALILSAYFEAANHDFLLTGASLQNLSQFIAPVALIAFGEIMLMIGGEIDLSAGMVFAFAPFVMHFAHEAGLPAGIALLAGVLAAGLVGFINGAVTVYLRIPSFVTTLGTLFFVNGFTLTISRGTPVSPPDSAGFAAFMGAWGYSEIIWAISIAAVMHVLLRHTRWGLHTIASGANPLGASEAGIHVRRLKLGNFVIAAVLAGFTGILEGFRISSIDPQAGGNQIMFLAVAAAVIGGTPLAGGSGTIIGGLIGAAVLGILNDGFTLIGINAFTFNMILGAAILAAMIFNIHVVRLARKGEL
- a CDS encoding sugar ABC transporter substrate-binding protein; its protein translation is MTEEQEGKGEVQVMRRGLLQGAGLGAALALLGGAITPAQAAEAGPFPDHKRWKIVFVNHVTTNPFFVPTQYGIQDSTALLGMDYQWTGSANADIAEMVNAVNAAIAGKADAIAVPIVDPKAFDKPIQAALDAGIPVFAYNADAPQGSSNPRLSYIGQDLYLSGYQMGERIVSLVDSGLVGLFIATPGQLNIQPRLDGAVAAIKKSGKKIDVQTIATGATVNEELSKIKSFYLGHQDLKGMFAVDAGSTQGVAEVMKESNLPAKGVHGGGFDLLPRTVQLIHEGFLDFTIDQQPYVQGFYTVVQAFVFLSSGGLVGPANVNTGLKFVTKGTVEPYLNTSTRYEGKSTKPQIVPRTGAIKG